CTTGCAGCGCCGCTTCCCGGCTCGGTGGATGCACAGCTGCAGGCCATGCAGGTGCCGTTGTTCCTGCTGCCGTTGGGAAATGTACAGCTGAAAGGCCGGATGCGGACCATCGGCACTATCGCATCGGAGCACCAGTTTACGTTATGGCCCGTGGAGCTGAAGGAGCGGTACGACTGGGTTTTCTACGCGGAAAATACCACTTCCGCCCGGGGGCTCTGATAATTACCTGACTTTCGTCAGTTGGGCCTGCCAATCGCCGCGCATATGTTATCTTTGCAGTTAACGTAAATGACCAATATGTTCCATTTCGGCCAACGGCAGACGTTCATCATCTCGATCTTCATCATGCTGGTGACCGCGTGCCTGCTGGTCTGGCGGCCAGACTACAACTTCTTCGACGGGGGGCTTATCACGGCCATCCTGCTTACCATCTTCATCAAGAAGGACGCGCCTACGCGGATCATGGGCATCGCCTGTACGGTGCTGGTGGTCGTGATTGCCTGCCTGCCCCATAAAAATCCCAACCTGGCGGAAGTATTCATCGAGCACTTCTTTTCGCTCATCCTCGTGATCAGTTCCACCATGCTGGTGCTGTTTCTCAAACGGCTGTACCGCACCATGCAGGAATTGAACCAGGCGCTGGAAAAGGAAGTAGAGAAAAGAACCGCCAACCTGGAACTTGCGCTGTCGCACCTGGCTGCTTCACAGGCGGAATTGAAAGACGCATTGGAGAAGGAAAAGGAACTCAACGAGATCAAATCCAGGTTCGTGTCGATGGCTTCGCACGAGTTCCGCACACCGCTGAGCGCCATCCTTTCCTCCGCCGCGCTCATCGCCAAATACCCGAATACCGACGATCAGCCGCGCAGGGAAAAACACGTGGGAAAGATCCGCGAGTCGGTCATCCACCTGAACGAACTGCTGGAAGATACGCTGTCGCTGGGCCGTATCGAGGAAGGAAAAGTGCAGATCCACCCGGAAACCATTTCGTTGTCGGCCTTTGCCCAGGAAACGGCGGATGAGGTCCAGGGCTTGCTGAAACCGGGGCAGATCCTGCAACCCGATGTGCAGGAAGATTTGAAAGTGATATCCGACAAGCGTTTGATGAAACATATTTTCGTGAATCTCCTCACCAACGCCATCAAGTTTTCGCCGGCGGGCACGCCCATCGGGTGGAAGCTGCGGGAAGAAGACGGGCGGATACTGGCCGAAGTGGCGGACCAGGGCATGGGGATCCCCGAAGAAGATAAAGCGTACCTGTTCAGCAGTTTCTTCCGCGCCCGCAACGTAACCAATATTCAGGGCACCGGGCTGGGGCTGCATATCGTGAAAAGGTATGTAGACATGCTGCACGGCGAAATCGGCGTGGAAAGCGAACTCAACAAAGGCACCACCATTTCCATCAATTTTCCAAACCTTCCTTCAACATGATAGCGACGATCCTGGTAGTAGACGATCACCCCGGCATACGGGAAAACGTAGCGGAAATCCTGACGCTCGCAGGATACAGGGCCCTTGAAGCCGAAAACGGCAAGCAGGCCATCGAAATGGCACGCGAACATCGCCCCGACCTCATCATCTGCGACATCATGATGCCCGAGCTCGACGGCTACGGCGTATTGCACATGCTCCGCAAATACCCCGAAACCGAGCACATCCCCTTCATCTTCGTAACCGCCAAAACCGACCGGAGCGACTGGCGCAAAGGCATGGATATGGGCGCCGACGACTATATCACCAAACCTTTCGAAGATGTGGAACTGCTCACAGCCATCGAAACCCGGTTGAAGAAACAGCAGTTCCTCCAGGAAAAATTCGCCGCCGCCCGGACCCAATCCATCGGTTCCATGCTCCAGGACTGGCAAGCCTCCGGCCTCCTCCAGCTCGATCTCGACAGCTTCGACGTGGTGCCTTATGCCAAGAAGCAATCCGTTTACCGCGAAGGCAAGCACCCGCAATTCCTCTATTATGTGAAAAGCGGCAAGGTGAAAGCTTTCCGGCTGAACGACGACGGCAAGGAATACATCACCAACCTCTTCGGCACCGGCGATTACTTCGGATATGTGCCGCTGCTGGAAGATCATGTGTACGAAGAAAACGCCGAAGCCCTCGACCAGACGGAACTTGTGCAAATCCCCAAAGAAGTGTTCCTGGAACAATTGCTGAACGACATCAGCGTGGCGCGCACTTTCATCAAGCGCATCGCTATGGAAGTGAAGGAAAAGGAAGACCGGTTGCTGCAACTGGCTTACGATTCGCTTCGCAAGCGCGTAGCCAACGGCCTGCTGGCGATCCACGACAAGCTGCACCTGGAGCAGCAGCCCGATGCGCTCATTGAGCTATCGCGGGACGATATCGCCCGGTTTGTGGGTACGGCTACGGAATCGCTCATCCGCACGCTCAGCGATTTCAAATCGGAAAAGCTGATCGAGATGCAGGGCACGCGCATCCGGATCGTGCAGCCCGAGCTGCTGCGTAAGTTACTGTACTGATCAAGGATTCAGCTCAAAAGCCACCTCCTGTACATCGCGGCTGTTGGGGCCGATCTGCACCCGGAATTCGCCGGGTTCGGCTACGTATTGCATATTGCGGTCGTAAAATTTGAGGTCGGCGGTGGAGATAAGGAAGTTCACCTCCTGCTTTTCCCCTTTGCGCAGAAAGATTTTTTTGAACCCGCGCAGTTCCTGCAATGGGCGGTTCACGCTTGCGGTGACGTCGCGGAGGTAGAGCTGCACCGTTTCGTGGCCGTCGTAGTTGCCGGTATTGGTGATGGTGACGGTAGCGCGGATCATACCATTCATGGCCATGGATGCGGCATTCAGCTGCACGGGGCCATATGCGAACGTCGTGTAGCTTAATCCGAAGCCGAAGGGGAACAGCGGATCGTTGGGGACATCGAGGTATTTGGAGGTGTATTTGTTATTGGCATCCATGGGGCGACCGGTGTTTTTGCGGTTGTAGTAGATGGGGATCTGGCCCGCATTCCGGGGGAAGTCATTGTGAGCCTACCGGAGGGATTGTATTTTCCGAGGAGCACATCCGCGATGGCATGCCCGGCCTGCGTGCCGCCGAACCAGGTTTCGAGGATCGCGGGAACGTGGGTGTTTTCCCATTCCAGGGTCATGGGGCGGCCGTTGAAGAGCGCCAGCACGATAGGTTTGCCCGTCTTCACCACGGCCTCCATCAACCTTCTCTGCGCATCCGGGATACCGATATCCGATCTGCTGGCGGCTTCGCCGCTCATGCCCTGCGATTCCCCCAGCGCCAGTACCACCACATCCGCATCGCGTGCCGTTTCCAGGGCAGCGTTCAATAATGCATCCGCATCACCGGCCTGTAATCCGAGTTTTCCCATCAACGCCGCATCATCCGTGATTCGCGCACCCTGCGCATAAGTGACTTGTACGCCTGCCTCCTTCAATCCCTGTAACAGCGTGACGGATTTCTTATAATCCCCCGCGGCCGACCAGTTCCCGATCATATCACGCTGCGCATCGCCCAGCGGGCCGATCAGCGCTACTTTCTGTTCCTTTCTGAGGGGTAAAACGCCATCATTCTTCAGCAGTACCATACTCTTCTGCGCTGTTTCCCGCGCTATTTGCAGGTATTCAGGATTCATGATGACACGGGCCGCGCGCTGGGTATCACAGTATCGGTAAGGATCGTCGAACAGGCCGAGTTTGTATTTCGCTTCCAGGATGCGCATGACGGCCTCATCAATCAGTTTCACGGGGATTTTCTTTGCTTCCACCAGCTTTTTCAACTGCGTGGCATATACACTTCCCTGCATATCCATATCCACACCGGCTTTGAGCGCCAGCTCCGCCGCTT
Above is a genomic segment from Chitinophaga pollutisoli containing:
- a CDS encoding response regulator, translated to MIATILVVDDHPGIRENVAEILTLAGYRALEAENGKQAIEMAREHRPDLIICDIMMPELDGYGVLHMLRKYPETEHIPFIFVTAKTDRSDWRKGMDMGADDYITKPFEDVELLTAIETRLKKQQFLQEKFAAARTQSIGSMLQDWQASGLLQLDLDSFDVVPYAKKQSVYREGKHPQFLYYVKSGKVKAFRLNDDGKEYITNLFGTGDYFGYVPLLEDHVYEENAEALDQTELVQIPKEVFLEQLLNDISVARTFIKRIAMEVKEKEDRLLQLAYDSLRKRVANGLLAIHDKLHLEQQPDALIELSRDDIARFVGTATESLIRTLSDFKSEKLIEMQGTRIRIVQPELLRKLLY
- the bglX gene encoding beta-glucosidase BglX; the protein is MKRILVLFLLFGSAAQAQQQRFLTGLLQKMTLDEKIGQLNLLTSDMDVTGPFMKENYKQDILSGACGAIFNAYTPQYTRMLQNMAMKTRLKIPLLFGYDVVHGHKTIFPIPLGEACTWDMVLMEKTARIAAEEASADGLHWTYSPMVDVARDPRWGRVAEGVGEDTWFGEQVAKAKVRGYQGSDLSADNTILACVKHFALYGAIEAGRDYNTVDMSRRQMYQFYLPPYKAAVDAGVASVMTSFNEVDGIPATGNHWLLTDLLRKEWGFKGFVVTDYTSINEMIPHGIVKNEYEAAELALKAGVDMDMQGSVYATQLKKLVEAKKIPVKLIDEAVMRILEAKYKLGLFDDPYRYCDTQRAARVIMNPEYLQIARETAQKSMVLLKNDGVLPLRKEQKVALIGPLGDAQRDMIGNWSAAGDYKKSVTLLQGLKEAGVQVTYAQGARITDDAALMGKLGLQAGDADALLNAALETARDADVVVLALGESQGMSGEAASRSDIGIPDAQRRLMEAVVKTGKPIVLALFNGRPMTLEWENTHVPAILETWFGGTQAGHAIADVLLGKYNPSGRLTMTSPGMRARSPSTTTAKTPVAPWMPITNTPPNTSMSPTIRCSPSASD
- a CDS encoding fibronectin type III-like domain-contianing protein; the encoded protein is MDANNKYTSKYLDVPNDPLFPFGFGLSYTTFAYGPVQLNAASMAMNGMIRATVTITNTGNYDGHETVQLYLRDVTASVNRPLQELRGFKKIFLRKGEKQEVNFLISTADLKFYDRNMQYVAEPGEFRVQIGPNSRDVQEVAFELNP
- a CDS encoding HAMP domain-containing sensor histidine kinase, with product MFHFGQRQTFIISIFIMLVTACLLVWRPDYNFFDGGLITAILLTIFIKKDAPTRIMGIACTVLVVVIACLPHKNPNLAEVFIEHFFSLILVISSTMLVLFLKRLYRTMQELNQALEKEVEKRTANLELALSHLAASQAELKDALEKEKELNEIKSRFVSMASHEFRTPLSAILSSAALIAKYPNTDDQPRREKHVGKIRESVIHLNELLEDTLSLGRIEEGKVQIHPETISLSAFAQETADEVQGLLKPGQILQPDVQEDLKVISDKRLMKHIFVNLLTNAIKFSPAGTPIGWKLREEDGRILAEVADQGMGIPEEDKAYLFSSFFRARNVTNIQGTGLGLHIVKRYVDMLHGEIGVESELNKGTTISINFPNLPST